The proteins below come from a single Nitrospiraceae bacterium genomic window:
- a CDS encoding HAMP domain-containing histidine kinase, translating into MQEDKNQIVSGILKARAELEQVLYDLEKLPVLSESAIHFSAHALNNFLTVVGGTVELLLLVLAKHPDDQVRTGLEALKHATHLMTHTVSQMVNAETGRDATLRFEKVELPIMAQRFRIFYQRIADQKQIQCLSIAPGDVPSVWTDRVATAAALDNLFSNAVKYSPPGKRIWVEVEPQDDWVLCRVRDEGPGLSVEDQAKLFQPGIQLTPKPTAGEPSTGYGLAVAKELIEKVGGQIWCESVVGQGACFAFRLPQYREAVHGSGMTQSGPQEGKERRG; encoded by the coding sequence ATGCAGGAGGACAAGAATCAGATTGTGTCGGGCATCCTCAAGGCCAGGGCGGAATTGGAGCAGGTGTTGTATGATCTGGAGAAACTGCCGGTCCTCAGTGAAAGTGCTATCCATTTTTCCGCTCATGCACTGAATAACTTTCTCACCGTGGTAGGGGGGACAGTTGAATTGCTCTTATTAGTGCTGGCGAAACATCCGGACGACCAGGTTCGCACCGGGTTGGAAGCGTTAAAGCATGCCACGCACTTGATGACGCACACCGTTAGCCAAATGGTGAATGCCGAGACAGGACGGGATGCGACGCTGCGCTTCGAAAAGGTGGAACTGCCGATCATGGCCCAGCGGTTTAGGATTTTTTATCAACGCATTGCGGATCAAAAACAGATTCAGTGTCTCTCGATTGCCCCTGGGGATGTTCCTTCGGTGTGGACGGATCGTGTGGCGACGGCCGCCGCGCTGGATAACTTATTCTCGAACGCGGTGAAGTACTCACCACCCGGGAAGCGGATCTGGGTTGAAGTGGAGCCCCAGGATGATTGGGTGCTTTGCCGTGTCCGCGATGAAGGCCCCGGCCTGAGTGTGGAAGACCAGGCCAAGCTCTTTCAACCCGGGATTCAACTCACCCCGAAGCCCACAGCAGGAGAGCCTTCAACAGGGTACGGCTTGGCGGTCGCGAAGGAATTGATCGAGAAGGTGGGGGGACAGATTTGGTGTGAGAGTGTGGTTGGCCAGGGGGCCTGTTTTGCCTTTCGTCTTCCACAATACCGGGAAGCGGTGCATGGATCCGGGATGACCCAGTCAGGTCCGCAGGAGGGAAAGGAGCGCAGGGGATGA
- the ychF gene encoding redox-regulated ATPase YchF, whose translation MEIGIVGLPNVGKSTIFNALTSGNAAASNYPFTTIEPNVGVVAVPDARLGRLTELVKPKKTVPTSCRFVDIAGLVKGASQGEGLGNKFLANIREVDAILHMVRLFQDSDVVHTMGGVDHRRDIEVIETELMLADLDSLTKQYDKVTAKAKSGDKASKEALVVLDVLKNGLEAGKPARALGLEPEVLKNFFLLTTKPVLYVGNTDENPDPAILADFHAFAKERGSESVVICGKLESEIAQLSGEDREVFMKDLGMEQSGLEKVVVAAYKTLGLCSFLTSGVQEVRAWTIPIGAKAPQAAGVIHTDFERGFIKADIYSFEDIDKYKSEAALREKGLIRSEGKEYVVKDGDVCHFKFNV comes from the coding sequence ATGGAAATTGGCATCGTCGGTCTACCCAACGTCGGCAAATCTACGATTTTTAACGCGTTGACCTCTGGAAACGCGGCCGCATCGAACTATCCGTTTACGACTATCGAGCCCAACGTCGGTGTCGTAGCCGTTCCTGACGCGCGTCTTGGGCGCCTGACCGAGTTGGTCAAACCCAAAAAAACCGTACCCACTTCCTGCCGTTTCGTCGATATCGCCGGTCTGGTTAAAGGCGCCTCTCAGGGCGAAGGGCTGGGGAATAAATTCCTTGCGAATATCAGGGAAGTCGACGCCATCCTTCACATGGTGCGCCTCTTTCAGGATTCCGATGTGGTGCACACCATGGGCGGCGTGGACCATCGTCGTGATATTGAGGTGATTGAAACGGAATTAATGCTCGCGGACCTGGACAGTCTCACCAAACAATACGACAAGGTCACGGCCAAGGCGAAGTCCGGAGACAAGGCTTCGAAAGAGGCTCTGGTGGTGCTCGATGTTCTGAAGAACGGCCTCGAAGCGGGTAAACCCGCGCGCGCGCTGGGCCTCGAACCGGAAGTCCTCAAGAACTTTTTCCTGCTCACGACTAAACCCGTGCTCTATGTCGGGAATACCGATGAGAATCCGGATCCGGCTATCCTTGCCGATTTTCATGCATTCGCGAAGGAGCGCGGCTCGGAATCGGTCGTGATCTGTGGCAAACTCGAAAGCGAAATTGCTCAGCTGTCCGGCGAAGACCGCGAAGTTTTCATGAAAGATTTGGGCATGGAGCAGAGCGGCCTGGAGAAGGTCGTCGTCGCCGCCTACAAAACACTCGGGCTCTGCTCGTTCCTCACCTCCGGAGTACAGGAGGTCAGAGCCTGGACCATTCCCATTGGAGCCAAGGCACCACAGGCCGCCGGCGTCATCCACACCGACTTCGAGAGGGGCTTTATCAAAGCCGACATTTACTCTTTCGAGGACATCGACAAATACAAGTCGGAAGCCGCCCTGCGTGAGAAGGGCCTGATCCGCTCGGAAGGCAAGGAATACGTCGTCAAAGACGGCGACGTCTGCCACTTCAAATTCAACGTCTAG
- a CDS encoding PepSY domain-containing protein, translating into MKQLHTISLLGASALLLTSVGLAMSHDGKDKAAMANLATSVTMEDAIKTATTQFPGKVLEAELESEDGKVTYEVEIVNAAGEIREFEIDAQSGKILSSELEDEEGHEKGASHKDSEKS; encoded by the coding sequence ATGAAGCAGTTACACACAATCAGTCTATTGGGCGCCTCAGCGTTGTTATTGACATCCGTTGGATTGGCCATGAGTCATGATGGTAAAGACAAAGCAGCCATGGCCAATCTGGCCACGTCGGTAACCATGGAAGACGCCATCAAAACTGCGACGACTCAATTTCCAGGGAAGGTGCTGGAAGCCGAGCTGGAAAGCGAAGACGGGAAGGTGACGTATGAGGTCGAGATCGTCAACGCCGCCGGAGAGATCAGGGAATTTGAGATTGATGCCCAATCGGGAAAAATTCTGAGCTCTGAACTCGAGGACGAGGAAGGGCACGAGAAGGGCGCTTCTCACAAAGATTCTGAAAAATCCTAA
- a CDS encoding response regulator transcription factor, which yields MRILLVEDDSSVSGFIVKGLREDQYAVDLATDGELGLAMAETTRYDVIILDIMLPKMNGIDVCRRLRAKRHTTPILLLTARETIEDRVTGLDTGADDYLTKPFAFAELLARIRALLRRGSAQPSPRLTIADLELDPVTHRVSRAGQIIILTNKEYSLLEYLMRNTGRVLTRTAITEHVWDIHYESLTNIVDVHIKTLRSKMDRDFSPQLIHTVRGIGYVLKIPEA from the coding sequence ATGCGTATTCTTTTAGTGGAAGATGATTCAAGTGTATCCGGATTTATTGTGAAGGGCTTGCGGGAAGACCAATATGCTGTGGATCTCGCCACCGACGGTGAATTGGGATTGGCCATGGCCGAGACCACCCGCTACGACGTGATTATTCTGGATATTATGCTCCCCAAAATGAACGGCATTGACGTCTGCCGCCGGCTGCGAGCGAAACGCCACACAACCCCGATTCTTCTCTTGACCGCACGGGAAACCATTGAAGATCGAGTGACCGGTCTGGACACCGGCGCCGATGATTATTTAACGAAACCGTTTGCCTTTGCCGAATTACTGGCACGCATCAGAGCGCTTCTCCGTCGGGGCAGTGCCCAACCCAGCCCTCGTCTCACGATCGCAGACCTGGAGCTGGATCCGGTGACCCACCGTGTTTCACGGGCAGGCCAAATCATCATTCTGACCAACAAAGAATATTCACTTTTAGAATATCTCATGAGAAATACAGGACGGGTATTGACCCGAACAGCCATTACCGAACACGTGTGGGACATTCACTATGAGTCCTTGACCAATATTGTGGATGTGCACATTAAAACCTTGCGCAGCAAAATGGATCGGGACTTTTCACCACAGCTGATCCATACGGTACGGGGGATCGGCTATGTCTTAAAAATTCCGGAGGCCTAA
- a CDS encoding HAMP domain-containing protein, protein MQAFRTRIRRVALGFIVILLGLFSLLLYLGLSTILHRHIDGELMALAQEESLRVDLATDHVRVSPHRQHEEEELEEFDDEEELQQAIRYSAILDPAGHILWSGQSTENRLPVTSQLIMQVLNGETVFETFHRPDHPPIRRISIPLIIEDHGQFILQTEKSLQFVQETLQWLAWLLCGTSAISLLFALWGSGRLADEALSPVKALSQTAETVSGQTLSTRLTLSSPYAEFQRLAHTFNGMLDRLQQVFEGQRRFVADAAHELKTPLTAMKGNFEVSLQRARSAEEYRETILSNLAEVDRLSAMTKSLLTLAQFAGDRPPLVLQTLDLPPLVKEIVSELSVLAHEGGIHLQTEVKPVPPFMGDASQLKQALINLLDNALRHTPSDGTITVRVESQDRSIRLSVEDTGPGIDSQHLPHLFGRFYRIDQARDRQSGGTGLGLAIVKEIIEAHGGTISAQSQVGSGTTFTITLPTGEESPLT, encoded by the coding sequence ATGCAGGCCTTTCGCACTCGCATACGTCGTGTGGCCTTAGGTTTTATTGTGATCCTCCTAGGCCTCTTTAGCCTTCTCTTGTACCTGGGACTATCCACAATTTTACACCGCCATATCGATGGAGAACTGATGGCACTCGCACAGGAGGAAAGCCTTCGCGTGGACCTGGCGACGGATCATGTTCGTGTGTCTCCTCACCGGCAGCATGAAGAAGAGGAATTAGAAGAATTTGATGACGAAGAGGAGTTACAGCAGGCCATCCGCTACAGCGCAATTCTGGATCCCGCCGGCCATATCCTTTGGAGTGGGCAGAGCACAGAGAACCGCCTTCCTGTGACATCCCAACTGATCATGCAGGTCCTCAATGGAGAAACCGTTTTTGAAACCTTTCACAGGCCGGATCATCCACCCATTCGCCGTATCTCAATTCCTCTCATCATTGAAGACCACGGGCAATTCATTTTACAAACGGAAAAATCCCTTCAATTTGTCCAGGAAACCCTTCAGTGGTTGGCATGGCTGCTTTGTGGCACCTCCGCGATTTCCCTTCTGTTTGCCTTATGGGGAAGCGGACGATTGGCTGATGAAGCCCTGTCTCCCGTCAAGGCATTGAGTCAGACGGCGGAAACCGTATCCGGGCAGACGCTTTCCACTCGTCTCACACTCAGCTCGCCCTACGCCGAATTTCAACGCCTCGCCCACACCTTTAACGGCATGTTAGACCGCTTGCAGCAGGTCTTCGAAGGGCAACGTCGCTTCGTGGCCGATGCGGCCCATGAACTGAAAACCCCCTTAACGGCAATGAAAGGCAATTTTGAGGTCAGCTTGCAACGGGCACGGTCGGCAGAGGAATACCGGGAGACGATTCTTTCCAACCTGGCTGAAGTCGACCGACTCTCCGCCATGACCAAATCCCTCCTTACCCTGGCACAATTCGCCGGTGACCGCCCCCCGCTCGTCTTGCAAACCCTTGACCTCCCACCACTGGTCAAAGAAATCGTCAGCGAGTTGTCCGTGTTAGCTCACGAAGGCGGGATCCATCTGCAGACTGAGGTTAAACCTGTTCCTCCTTTCATGGGAGATGCCTCACAGCTTAAACAAGCCCTGATCAATCTCCTGGATAATGCGCTCCGGCATACGCCTTCAGATGGAACCATCACCGTTCGGGTCGAGTCTCAGGATAGATCCATCCGGTTATCCGTGGAGGACACCGGGCCGGGAATTGATTCCCAACATCTCCCTCACCTTTTTGGGCGGTTCTATCGAATCGACCAGGCACGGGATCGCCAGTCAGGGGGAACAGGCCTGGGATTGGCGATCGTGAAGGAGATTATCGAAGCCCACGGAGGAACTATTTCTGCCCAGAGTCAGGTAGGAAGCGGCACCACATTCACGATCACACTCCCAACCGGGGAAGAATCACCGCTAACATGA
- a CDS encoding efflux RND transporter periplasmic adaptor subunit gives MKNLNHRHWRWLPLLCLIGLFPIGCSDTQPPTGSLPDTDVTASSPDLASPPRQPFHVDYVPEQARQRIRIEEVKERLTPHSVSAPGNVALDLAHVAKVSSRIPGQVDKVMVQLGDQVKKDQPLAAVESMRLDELVQEYLVAKSKLDVASSNFTRTKRLLTENIISQRRFLEDRGQQIEAQAVYQHVREKLLNMGLSEQELQQMEHGSHLEGHKYILRAPLSGTVVSQQIVLGQGVAAGDEFFEIVDTSRVWVFANLPIEQARRFQEGDEGQVLPRGGEPITARLTYISPVADATTRTIRVRFDVENPKGRLKPNEYVEVRLIDQQHPALSIPLSALTMLEGVRGVFVQRDNGYDFVFVETGQEGAGLVEIKRGLKSGEHVVTEGVFDLKNAIMKTSIQGE, from the coding sequence ATGAAGAACCTGAATCACAGGCATTGGCGATGGCTCCCTCTTCTCTGTCTTATCGGGCTGTTCCCGATTGGATGTTCCGACACCCAGCCACCAACTGGCAGCTTACCGGACACAGACGTGACGGCTTCCTCCCCTGATCTCGCTTCCCCTCCCAGACAACCCTTTCACGTGGACTATGTCCCTGAACAAGCGCGTCAACGAATCCGTATTGAAGAAGTCAAAGAACGCCTGACCCCGCATTCAGTCTCGGCCCCGGGAAATGTCGCCCTTGATCTTGCCCACGTGGCAAAAGTTTCCTCTCGCATCCCCGGGCAAGTGGATAAGGTGATGGTGCAATTAGGGGATCAGGTTAAAAAAGATCAGCCGCTCGCGGCTGTCGAAAGCATGCGCTTGGATGAATTAGTCCAGGAATACCTGGTGGCCAAATCCAAATTGGATGTGGCCTCCAGCAACTTTACGCGAACCAAACGACTCCTGACTGAAAACATTATTTCCCAACGTCGGTTTCTGGAAGACCGGGGACAACAGATTGAAGCCCAGGCGGTCTACCAACACGTCCGGGAAAAGCTCCTGAACATGGGACTCAGCGAACAGGAGCTCCAGCAAATGGAGCATGGCAGTCACCTGGAAGGGCACAAATATATTCTACGGGCCCCACTCAGCGGAACGGTGGTGAGCCAACAGATCGTGCTGGGCCAGGGCGTGGCGGCAGGAGACGAGTTCTTTGAAATTGTGGATACCAGTCGCGTGTGGGTGTTCGCCAATCTGCCCATCGAACAAGCCCGCCGGTTCCAGGAAGGCGATGAAGGCCAGGTCCTTCCCCGTGGGGGAGAGCCCATCACCGCCCGACTCACCTATATCTCCCCGGTCGCGGATGCCACCACCCGGACGATCCGCGTCCGATTCGACGTCGAAAACCCCAAGGGCCGACTCAAACCCAATGAATATGTGGAAGTGCGCCTGATCGATCAACAACATCCCGCGCTATCTATACCGTTATCAGCCTTAACGATGTTGGAGGGCGTGCGCGGCGTGTTCGTCCAACGGGACAACGGATACGATTTCGTGTTTGTCGAGACCGGCCAGGAAGGCGCCGGACTGGTAGAAATCAAACGGGGCTTGAAGTCAGGAGAACACGTGGTGACCGAAGGCGTCTTCGACCTGAAAAACGCCATTATGAAAACCTCCATTCAGGGAGAATGA
- a CDS encoding efflux RND transporter permease subunit, translating to MERLLTLSLRYRFFTVVALLLVIVSGVWSLTNLTIDAVPDLTPVQVQILTRSPALGPIEVEQFITFPIETALSGIPGLQEVRSVSRYGLSAVTAIFEEHLDLYFVRQLVNERLTLATEHIPAAYGRPMMGPLSTGLGEVYQFTLTGMGHSPMFLRTLLEWDIGRRLRAVPGVVEVNIWGGETKQFQVVVEPSKLLAFNLTLKTVFDALAQNNALAGGGYIEHEREQYLIKGEAMASTITDLGQIVVSHGPGGVPIFIRDLGEVKEGAALRIGAATRMGEGETVIGMVQMLAGANAQQVVKRVKERVQEIQATLPPGVVIEPYYDRTLFVSKVINTVRNNLLEGGLLVIAILFSFLGDIRAGFIVALAIPLSMLMAFTGMYHAGISGNLMSLGAIDFGLLVDGSVVMIDNILRRLGNVTRQTKEEKLATIQEAAREVLRPIVFAVGIIIVVYLPILSLIGLEGKMFRPMAMTVIFALAASLFFAVAGVPVLSYWFARARPNHEETWLIRRLRRLYRPWLAISLNRPAMVVIPGILLFILSLALGFRLGIEFVPRLEEGDMAIQVWRLPSVSLTESVETALGVERALRQFPEVVQVVTRTGSPEVATDVMGVDMSDVFVILKPRNEWTTTTSKEALIEKFKTAVLAAVPGVGLSFTQPIEMRFNELIAGTRSDLAIKIFGEDLEVLRHQGDGVARALEQVPGAADVKVEQVTGVPRIRIIVDRDQIGRYGLSARDVLGIIEAARVGQTVGTVFQGQRRFDLIVRLSDETSAGPIALGNILIPTAHGELVPLSRVATIEVDEGPAQVSRENIQRRLVVEANIRGRDLGSFVTEAQQVIRDRVTLPPGYYLEWSGQFKHLQEAAQRLAVVVPITLLLIIAILSVIFGTIRPALLIFLNVPLALSGGILALWIRDLPLSISAVIGCVALFGIAVLNGVVLVSRIQRLETDGLPTRDAVAQGAMDRLRPVLMTALVASLGFLPMAIATSMGAEVQRPLATVVIGGLLTSTALTLFIIPALYGSVCRSNKQPSIPHQSHTSTTSI from the coding sequence ATGGAGCGTCTCCTTACACTCTCGCTTCGGTATCGGTTTTTTACCGTCGTTGCCCTTCTTCTGGTGATTGTCTCCGGAGTATGGTCGCTGACCAATCTCACGATCGACGCCGTCCCCGACCTCACCCCCGTCCAGGTACAGATCCTTACCCGTTCGCCCGCACTCGGTCCGATTGAGGTGGAACAATTCATCACATTTCCCATTGAAACCGCACTCAGTGGCATACCGGGATTACAGGAAGTGCGCTCGGTCTCACGTTACGGCTTATCGGCCGTGACGGCGATCTTTGAGGAACACCTCGACCTCTATTTTGTGCGACAACTCGTGAACGAGCGACTGACCCTAGCAACCGAACACATTCCCGCCGCCTATGGACGACCGATGATGGGCCCCTTATCAACCGGCCTGGGAGAAGTCTACCAATTCACACTCACAGGGATGGGGCACAGTCCCATGTTCTTGAGAACCCTCCTGGAATGGGATATTGGCAGGCGGCTTCGGGCTGTTCCGGGTGTGGTGGAAGTCAATATCTGGGGGGGAGAAACCAAACAATTTCAGGTGGTCGTCGAGCCCAGTAAGCTCCTCGCCTTTAACCTTACCTTAAAAACTGTGTTTGATGCCCTGGCCCAAAATAATGCCCTCGCCGGAGGCGGGTACATTGAACATGAGCGGGAACAATATCTCATTAAGGGAGAAGCGATGGCTTCGACGATTACCGATTTAGGGCAAATTGTCGTGAGTCATGGGCCGGGGGGTGTTCCCATTTTCATTAGAGATCTTGGAGAAGTCAAAGAAGGCGCCGCCTTGCGGATAGGCGCGGCCACACGGATGGGAGAGGGGGAAACCGTCATCGGGATGGTTCAAATGCTCGCAGGCGCCAATGCCCAACAGGTGGTCAAACGTGTGAAAGAACGCGTCCAGGAGATTCAAGCCACCCTTCCTCCGGGAGTGGTGATTGAACCCTATTATGACCGGACCCTCTTTGTCTCAAAAGTCATCAACACCGTCAGAAATAATTTACTCGAAGGAGGTCTCCTGGTCATCGCCATTCTCTTTTCATTTTTAGGAGACATTCGGGCCGGATTTATTGTGGCATTGGCCATTCCTCTTTCCATGCTGATGGCTTTCACGGGCATGTATCACGCCGGCATCTCCGGCAACCTGATGAGCCTGGGAGCAATCGACTTTGGACTGCTCGTGGATGGATCGGTCGTCATGATCGATAACATTCTGCGACGACTCGGAAACGTCACCCGCCAAACGAAGGAAGAAAAGTTGGCGACAATTCAAGAGGCTGCACGGGAAGTGCTGCGGCCTATTGTGTTTGCAGTCGGCATCATCATCGTTGTGTATCTTCCTATTTTGTCCTTGATTGGATTAGAAGGCAAAATGTTTCGACCGATGGCCATGACCGTCATTTTTGCTCTGGCCGCCTCACTGTTCTTCGCGGTAGCCGGAGTTCCTGTCCTGTCGTATTGGTTTGCCCGGGCCCGGCCGAACCATGAAGAAACCTGGCTCATCCGGCGTTTGCGCCGTCTCTATCGACCATGGTTAGCGATCTCTTTGAACCGGCCGGCGATGGTGGTTATCCCTGGCATCCTCCTGTTTATTCTCAGCCTGGCGCTCGGATTCCGCTTAGGGATCGAATTTGTTCCTCGATTAGAGGAAGGCGATATGGCCATTCAAGTCTGGCGGCTTCCCAGCGTCTCCCTGACCGAATCCGTGGAAACCGCCTTGGGCGTGGAACGGGCGTTACGACAATTTCCTGAAGTGGTCCAGGTCGTAACCAGAACGGGAAGTCCGGAAGTGGCCACCGACGTGATGGGCGTTGATATGTCAGATGTCTTTGTGATCCTGAAACCTCGAAACGAATGGACCACAACCACGTCGAAGGAAGCGTTGATCGAAAAATTTAAAACCGCGGTTCTGGCAGCGGTTCCCGGAGTGGGACTCAGTTTCACCCAGCCGATTGAGATGCGATTCAATGAACTCATTGCCGGCACCCGATCCGATCTCGCTATCAAAATTTTCGGAGAGGATCTTGAGGTCTTACGCCATCAGGGCGACGGGGTGGCACGTGCACTCGAACAGGTGCCCGGCGCTGCCGATGTGAAAGTGGAACAGGTCACCGGTGTCCCCAGGATTCGGATTATCGTCGACCGTGACCAAATCGGGCGATACGGGCTGAGTGCCAGAGACGTCTTAGGGATTATTGAAGCCGCCCGGGTCGGCCAAACTGTCGGGACCGTCTTTCAGGGACAACGCCGCTTTGATCTGATTGTCCGCCTCTCTGATGAGACATCGGCCGGGCCGATAGCTCTTGGCAACATTCTGATCCCCACCGCGCATGGTGAACTGGTTCCCTTGTCCCGCGTCGCAACCATTGAGGTAGACGAAGGCCCTGCGCAAGTCAGCCGAGAAAATATTCAACGCCGTCTGGTGGTCGAAGCCAATATCCGTGGTCGGGACCTCGGCTCATTTGTTACCGAAGCCCAACAGGTTATCCGCGACCGCGTCACCCTCCCGCCCGGGTACTACCTTGAATGGAGTGGGCAATTTAAACATCTTCAGGAGGCCGCACAGCGGTTGGCTGTGGTCGTGCCGATTACCTTACTGCTTATCATCGCCATTCTTTCGGTGATTTTTGGAACGATTCGTCCGGCCTTGCTCATATTTCTGAATGTGCCCCTCGCGCTATCTGGCGGAATTTTGGCCCTTTGGATTCGTGACCTGCCATTGAGCATCTCGGCGGTCATTGGCTGTGTGGCCCTCTTCGGGATCGCGGTCTTAAACGGTGTCGTCTTGGTGAGCCGTATTCAGAGGCTGGAAACCGACGGGCTTCCGACCCGGGACGCCGTGGCACAGGGAGCCATGGATCGTCTTCGCCCTGTCTTGATGACCGCCCTCGTCGCCAGTCTGGGGTTTTTACCGATGGCCATCGCCACCAGTATGGGAGCGGAGGTCCAACGGCCCTTGGCGACAGTCGTAATCGGCGGGTTGCTCACATCCACGGCCTTGACCCTATTTATTATTCCAGCGCTGTACGGCAGCGTCTGCCGTTCCAACAAACAACCATCCATACCCCATCAGTCACACACAAGCACCACCTCAATCTGA
- a CDS encoding TolC family protein — MWFKQIIYLIMLYGLCWQPVLAATVTSPEAAAPTYSLQAILAIALEKNPLMNESEGVIEQREGDKISASAYPNPTLWIQSGRGTVREPTGPTLTERYATLYQPIEWPGKRAARQQAAQAGLDGALASKEEAKLNLIAATKQAFYDLLFAERQTETAIQNVRTMEEVQKAVIRRVEAGEAPPFDAVKIKVEGMKVQKEVARTRGVVQSIQASLNSLTAGALGLEFSIQGDFAVWPGALHLETLSEQTLANHPIITKWKKLIVQAQQTHRQEQQARIPDVTLSGGYQRDAGREAYIAGVSIPFPVWNQRQGDIAQAKGTLRQREASLLRAKQELLKGIAQQIQLSHAAAAQIATYEKGLLKQAQEALRIAQVSFKYGEASLLDVLDAQRVLRQTQIDYAQAKYDLSIALTELERVTGGTVQP, encoded by the coding sequence ATGTGGTTCAAACAGATCATTTACCTCATCATGCTATACGGCCTCTGCTGGCAACCCGTGTTGGCAGCGACTGTCACCTCACCAGAGGCTGCGGCCCCGACCTATAGCCTGCAAGCTATTCTGGCCATCGCCTTAGAGAAAAATCCCCTCATGAACGAAAGCGAGGGGGTCATCGAACAGAGGGAAGGAGACAAAATCTCTGCCTCCGCTTATCCCAACCCCACCCTATGGATTCAGAGTGGCCGTGGAACCGTCAGAGAACCTACCGGCCCAACTCTCACTGAACGGTATGCCACCCTCTATCAACCCATCGAATGGCCGGGGAAACGGGCGGCACGCCAACAGGCAGCCCAGGCAGGATTGGACGGCGCACTGGCCTCAAAAGAAGAGGCCAAACTGAATTTAATTGCGGCCACCAAACAGGCTTTTTATGACCTCTTATTTGCGGAACGCCAAACGGAAACGGCTATCCAAAATGTTCGGACGATGGAAGAAGTCCAAAAAGCCGTGATTCGTCGCGTTGAGGCGGGGGAAGCGCCCCCTTTTGATGCCGTAAAAATCAAGGTTGAGGGCATGAAAGTTCAAAAAGAGGTCGCCCGGACCAGAGGTGTTGTCCAGTCCATCCAAGCCTCACTCAATAGCCTCACTGCCGGGGCGTTGGGACTTGAATTCTCCATTCAAGGTGATTTCGCCGTCTGGCCCGGAGCCTTACACCTCGAGACACTCTCGGAGCAGACTTTGGCAAACCATCCCATCATTACTAAATGGAAAAAACTCATCGTACAAGCGCAGCAGACACACCGTCAGGAACAACAGGCTCGCATACCCGATGTAACGTTGAGTGGAGGATATCAACGAGACGCAGGGCGGGAAGCCTATATCGCGGGGGTTTCCATACCTTTTCCGGTGTGGAATCAACGTCAGGGAGACATTGCCCAGGCCAAAGGCACCTTGCGGCAACGGGAAGCGAGCCTTCTTCGTGCCAAACAGGAACTACTCAAAGGCATCGCCCAGCAGATCCAACTTTCTCACGCCGCGGCCGCACAAATTGCCACATACGAAAAAGGGCTGCTCAAACAGGCACAGGAGGCACTACGCATCGCCCAAGTCAGCTTTAAATACGGGGAGGCCAGCCTGCTGGATGTGCTGGATGCCCAACGGGTCTTGCGGCAAACACAGATAGATTATGCGCAGGCCAAATACGATCTCTCGATTGCCCTGACTGAACTGGAACGCGTCACCGGCGGAACCGTACAACCCTGA
- a CDS encoding RNA-binding protein encodes MGSKLYVGGLPYSATQAELTDLFSAHGTVESANVISDKFTGQSRGFGFVEMSTGEEAQAAIAALNSTEFGGRTLTVNEAKPQAPRTGGGGGGRGGFGGSGGGGGDFGGKRRSRF; translated from the coding sequence ATGGGTTCAAAATTGTATGTAGGTGGGTTGCCGTATTCAGCGACTCAAGCAGAATTAACCGACCTGTTTTCGGCACACGGCACCGTCGAATCAGCTAACGTCATTAGCGACAAGTTCACCGGCCAATCGCGCGGATTCGGATTTGTTGAGATGTCTACCGGAGAGGAAGCACAAGCCGCAATTGCAGCATTGAACTCCACAGAGTTTGGTGGCCGCACATTGACGGTCAACGAGGCCAAACCCCAAGCCCCACGAACCGGTGGCGGCGGAGGCGGCCGTGGTGGATTCGGTGGCAGTGGCGGAGGCGGAGGAGATTTTGGAGGAAAGCGGCGCAGCCGATTCTAA